Genomic DNA from Spirochaetota bacterium:
AAAATTTTTAAGGATTTATTACTGAATAATTTTTATTATTTTAGCAACAAATTAAAATATTTTCTGTAAAAAAATTACAATATTTATTTGTTAACTTTTTTTAGGCATGAAATGTTTTATTAACACAGACACCTTTGTGGGCTATAGACTATAATGTGTTTCCTTTATACTAAAAAAGTATTTTAAGCAATTATTACTAAAAAAATTATTAGTTACTTTTTATTATCTTCACTATTCTCAGTTTGCTTTAGACCATTTGTGGCATAGCCTATACTTTCACTTAACTCTTGAGCACTTAAATCAAGGATACGTGAAAATCCCTGAACAAATTCTGCACTTTCTAAAGCTTTCTGGCTTATTTCAATTATTGCATTTACAGCTTTCGTTAATTCCTCAAGAGTAACTTTCTGTTCCATTGAAAAATTATATACAGAGCCTGATAACTCTTTAAAAGATTCCAATTTTGTTTTTATATCCTTATTTTTAATATTTAACTCATTAGTAAAGTCCACTGTATCTTTAAGCACATTAAAAGTTTCAGTAATTCCTTTTCGTATAGCTTTGATAGCTTCAGTAGCTTTACTTATATATTGAATTTCATTTGTTATCATTCGAGCCTGTTCAGCAATTGTTGAATGTATTCCTTTCACAATATCAGCCGTCTGATCAGCTAATTTGTTAACTTCATCTGCAACAACTGAAAATCCCTTACCAGATTCACCAGCACGTGCAGCTTCAATAGCAGCATTTAAAGCCAGCAAATTAATCTTATCAGCTATCTCATTAATATTGACTATCGTCTGTTCCACTTCTTTTAAATATTCAGCAATTGATTCAATTGCATTAATTGACTTGGTAATAGTTACTTCCCCATCTTCAGATTGTTTTACAGCCTGTTCAATAGAATTGGATAAACGTGTTATTCTTTGCGATATCTGGTTGCTGCTGGTATCAATTCCTTCTATATCGCTTTTGATTACATCCATGCTGTCAGCCTGTTGTTTAATAGCATTCAGGTTTGATTCAAATGAAGATGACATCTCTTCATATGCACTGGATGTTTCTTCAACTATGGTCGATAGTTCCCGAGCAATATCATACAACTTGGTTGCCGAAACATTAAGATCAGAACTAAGACGTTTTACCTCTTCGGACTTTGAATGGGTTGATTGAAATAAAGTGCGGAGGGATTCTACCATTTTATTAAATGCCGAAGTAATATATCCAAATTCATCTCCCGATTGAACGGGGATATGAACATTAAAATTTCCTTTATCAACTTCTCTTAATCCTTCAGTAAGTGTACGAATTGGTCTTACAAGTATACCTGCAAAAAACAGACGTAAAATAAATCGAACAAAAACGTATACTATGAAAACTATCACAAGTAACCTTAAAACTGTTTCATGCATGTACTTACGATATTCAATATATGGAAAACCAACTTCATATATAACATTATCTTTTATGTAACGGTATGCAAAAACATGTAAAGATGAATCATTTGATGTATGATATACTCTTGACCCAATAAATTGGATAGGTATGAGATACTGACTTAATGCAAATTTTAATTCTTTCCCCTCCAATGTAGTTTTTTCTAAATAATCAGTAAAAATTTTCTTAAAACCCAATAAAATTGGATCTTGCTTTGATAGTAATAACTTGAGATTAGTTTTATAATTAACATCATGTAATTGTAATATCTTGTTATGTAAATAATATACTTTTGCGTCTAATTTTTTGCAAAATTCTATTAATTCATTTTTATTTTTAATTTTATTATTCTGAATATATTCCTGTAGTGTTATTTTATATCCATCAAAAGACTCAGGTGAATTATTCAGTACTCTAAAGACTTCATCTTTAAATGATTCATTGTTTATGTTAAATAAATTGATCCATATATTTGCATGTTGAAGTTCTAATGCAATATTTTCTTTATTAAAATCTTGGGGTACTGTTGTAATCCAAGAATTTTTTATAGTGTCATAAGAGGCTTTGTAGGCATATGTATTAAATGTATCATTATTATGCTCAGATAATAATGCGGATCGATAATATATATCATCAAAATTTTTCTCATTACTTTTTATGACAATGAAACCAATAATTTGAAATAAACAAAGTACAGTAACTAAAATTATACCAATAAGTTTACCTAAAAATGAAAATCTATCTTTTGAATTATTGATATATACAATAAAAATTAGGAAAAAACCTAAAAGATTGAAAAGTGTCCATGATGTGTGAAATACTTCTCTATCAATAAGGCCCTGTCTACTCAAGGTATTGGTTATTGAAGGTACGATCGTTCCTATAACAGTAAAAATAAAAAGTAATGCAATAGTTTTTTTATCTTCTTTATCGCTAGTAAAAAATCTCCACCATTGTAATATATAGGTGAATAAAATCCCAATCATTATTATGATGCCTATTTTTGCACTGATTTCCTCAGCATCAAAATCATAATAATGTCCTCTAAATAGATAAACAATATCAGACTTTAATGTGGTGATTGCAAAAATAACAAAGCATACAAATGCTATAGATAATCCTGAAAAAAGATAAAACCTGGATACTTTTTGTGCCTTAGGGTAAGGGAAAAAGAAATATAAATATCCCATATAAGTAATCGTAACCAATATGGTTGAAACTGTAATCCATCGATGATAGGCTGCTAATGGATGATATATACTTGACGATATGAAATAACCAATATTGAAAATACCTTCTATTATATAACCTATAGATATTGCAGTAGTAGCTTGTGATCTATCTTTTGTATTATATAAAAAAAAGCCTGTTGTAAAAAAAAATATTGCGGGAATGAATGAACCCAATGAAAAGGAATTAAACAATATTACCGAACCCATAATAAACCAGACCCCTTAAAAATGTTTTTTTATATAATTATTGTTTACATATTATAAATCGGCCAAAATAATCAAGAATATTTTATAAATAATTAATCTTAGTAGACTTTATATAAAAATGTATTAAATATATTTTTGTAAATATAACATCAAGCGGCAATATAATTTGATAGAATATGAAAAATAATTTTCATCTTTTTTTTGAATTGACATATATCTATGGATATAAATATACATAATCAAAGCAAAAGCCAGCGTAGCTCAGTTGGTAGAGCGGCGCACTCGTAATGCGCAGGTCACCAGTTCGATCCTGGTCGCTGGCTCATTGGTTTATACCAATATTTCAATAATGTTATAAAAAAGTTCTTGACTCAGCAAAACAATCCAGCCAGACTAAATCCAATTAATTTTTTAAATTCTATTTTTCGATAATATAATCAAAGATCATGCAAAAATCATAAAGGTTTTGTATAATTAAATTTTGCAGAACAATGTATAATCTATTAATAGGCTGGTATATAATGAATAAAAATAAAATTATATTTTTTGTTGTTACTATTATATTTATTATAATAATTGGCTTTTTGTTTTATACAATAAAAATTATCAATCATCAAATTTCAGAAAATACTATACTAAAACCAGCAGATATTTTTGCAAATGAAGACGAATATATTGCATATATACAATCAATAAAGATCCCGGGTGTTTCTTTTACTGTGGGCCATATAGAGAAAGGCGACAATTTTTGGAAGATAGCTAAAGAGCATAATATTGATATTGATACATTAATAGGAGCAAACCCATTATGGGAAAGTATTGTTGCAAAGGTTGACCAGAAGATTGTAATACCATCTCAAAAAGGAGTATTGCATTTTATAAATAATGTAAATGAACTAAATACATTGCACAAGGTATATAATGTTCCTGAAAACAATGTACTTACCCCATCACTTTTTCTTTACAAGATAAAATCTCTTGTGTCAAAAATGGATAAACCTGTTGTAGTGTATATAAAGGATGCACGGCCAATAACTGATGTGATGACACCACAGCTTGCAAAACAATTTGCACTTCGTGAGATGTTCCGTTCACCGTTAGGTGGCAGGCTTACGTCGTTTTTTGGGGGAAGAGTTCACCCTATTTTTAGGCAGTGGGGATTTCATAATGGCCTTGACATTGCTGCACCGTATGGGACTCCAGTTGGAGCTGCTCGCAGTGGTGTTGTCATTTCCAGTGGGTGGATGGGAGGTTATGGAAAGGCAGTAATAATACAGCATGATGAAGGATTTAAAACGCTCTATGGACACCTGTCTTCAATTACCGTACGTCCAGGGCAAAAAGTTAAGGCTGGACAGTTTTTAGGGAGAGTTGGTTCTACTGGATGGTCAACGGGCCCTCATTTGCATTTTACGCTATGGCAATATAATAAACTGATAAACCCCATGAAGGTGCTATGGTAACTATAGCATTATGTATGAACAAAAAATTAGTAACTATTTAAAAAAATCCTCCCTTCAATTACGTCATGAGGCTGTACAACAATTATCCCTATTTCTAAAACTACTGTTACAGTATAATAAGTCACATGACCTTACGCGCATAAAAGATATAGATGAGATTATTATAAAACATTTTGTAGATTCATTATATATAACTTCATTAATTGATATACCATCTCCTCTTCTTGATATTGGTACTGGTCCTGGTTTTCCTGGAATTCCTTTGGCGATAGTTCATAGAAATAAACTTTTCATAGTAGCAGAAAGCAGGCACAAAAGAGTTGAATTCCTTACTATCGTAAAAAATGAATTGCACCTCGATAATGTAGAAATTTATCCCCACTTAGTCACTGAAAAATCTTTTTTTAACGTCAAAGGTGTTATTACACGTGCTGTTGAATCTATTGAAGAAACATTGAACCGATGCAGTCATTTTTTACTAAAGGATAACTTTGTTATATTCATGAAAGGTCCTGCAGTTGATGAAGAAAAAATAGAAGAGCATAACGATTATAGTTTAGTAGTTGATAAACACTACACGTTGTCTGATACAACATATCATAGAAGGCTTGTAGTTTATAAAAAAGTAACTGATGAAATAAAAAAAATGTATTATATTGCTAAGGATAGTACTTCACCAGATGGCATTGCAGTAACGTCATCTGAAAATAAGCGGTTCAAAGAATTTAAAAAAATTGCAGCCAATCCTAAAAAGTATAATACCACATTTGTTTCGGGAAAAAAAATAATTAAAGAATTAATATATACAAAACCAGAGTTGTGCAAATATATAATTATTTATGATGAATATACAGAGTCAGATCTTGATTTTATACATCTCATGTCAAACTTTGGTAAAGAAAGAACTATTATCCTGAAAAAATCTCTGTTTAATGAGATAGATATTACGGAAGCAGAACAGCCAGTAATGGCTGTACAGGTACCTGCCCTTACTCAATGGGATTTCAATTGTCAGGAACTATCGCTCATGCTTCCCTTTCAGGACCCCGTTAACATGGGTGCTGCTATACGAAGTGCTGTTGCGTTTGGTGTTACTCATATTATTGTGTGTGAAAATGCAGTATATCCTTTTCATCCAAAGGCGGTACGGGCATCGGCAGGTGCAGTGTTCTATTGTACTATTGAACAAGGACCAGCATTGCATACGCTTGATACCATAACAATACCCTGCCCTATTCTTGCCCTTGATATAGAAGGAGACCAAATTTACGATTACAAATTCCCGCCAAAAGCTATTTTACTGGCAGGAACTGAAGGTCCTGGCTTGCCTGCTATAGATAAGGCGGTAAAATTGAGCATACCAATTCATACCGTAGAATCACTTAATGCAACTGTTGTGGTGTCTATAGCATTGTATGAATGGCATAAACACAAAAAGAACATCCAGAATTAAAAAAGAAGTATATTACCTTGTTAATTTATCACGTAGTTTGAGATACCACTTGCCGGCTTTCATTGCCAGGTCTTCTTTTGTATCCTCTTCCATGCTCAAATCAGGAATCTGTCCTGTAGGACCATACATGCCTTCCATCATTTTTAATATATTATTTCTTATCATTTTACGCATGGGTATATGTGCAATCATTCCATACATTGCAGCGCTTCCTTCATAAGCTAAATGTGGATTTTTTTTAACATATTCAAATGCAGCTTTTACATCATTGACAAATTGTTGTGCTACTTTTGCATGCACTGGAGTAATCATTGCATGCAGGGCATCTGGACGCTGTAATCGGTCAACATGCCATCCTTTTTTTTCTAGAATATCACCAATTGCAAAAGTATTGACCTCAGAATCAACCGAACGGTATGCAAAAACACTCATATGAGGGGTACCTAATATTTCCATTCCTTTAATGGATTCTATGCCCTTTTGAATTTTTTTTGTTGTTTCCATAATGATTTTTGCATTGTGCATATATCCTTCTTGGCCCTGTACAACCATTGCTGCCCACGCTGCGGCTATTGTCCCACCCGGACGAGTACCTAGCAAAGCTGGTGAGGCAAAAACTCCTCCACACCAATCTTCATAGATGAAGAATTGATGACGTAAATACTGAATATCTCTATACACTATGACTGAAGCGCCCTTTGCACTAAAACCATATTTATGAACATCGGCAGACATGGAAGTTACTCCTTCAACACGGAAGTCAAAGGGTGGTAATTCATAGCCCAACTTTTCAACAAACGGTAAAAGGAAACCACCTAAACAAGCATCCACATGAAGAGGTAGCTTTTTCTTAATTGCTATCGTGCTCAATGAATCAATAGGGTCAATAACACCATACGGATAACAGGGTGCTGAGCCAACAATAAGTATGGTATTACGATTAATGAGTTTTTCAACTGCTTTAACATCTACTTTAAAATCTTTATCCAATGGTGCATGAATAATTTTAACATTAAAATATTCAGCAGCTTTTTCAAATGCAACATGAATACTTTCTGGAACCACCATTTCAGGTTTCTTTATCCATGGCCGTTGAGCTTTTGCCATATCACGGTAAGTTTTAACAGCTAAGAGGCAGCTTTCAGTTCCACCTGAAGTCATTGTTCCGCATGCGTCATTTCCTGCGTGTAATATGTTGGCTGTCATTTTAACTACTTCGTGTTCAAACTGTTTAAGGCTTTTGAATGCCATTGGATTGAGACCATTTTCGTCAAAATACAGTTCAAATGCTTTTTGCAAAAATTTAGTATGAACATCATCACGGTGATAAACTAAACTGAATGTTTTCCCTTTTTTCCAGTTAGCGTCATTAACTCCATACTGTTTCATAAGTGATAGTACTTTGGTATATGATAATCCTTTATAAGGTAGTTGGTTAAAATTCATTAATTCCTCCTCTAACATAAAATTAAGATTATTGCATTGAAAACTTACATTGTACTTAATAAATATCCTAACGTAATTCCCAGATAATTGCCAATTGCATACCCAATAACTCCAGTAGTAATTCCTGACAAAATAATATATTTATTGTGAAGCGCATCTGCAACTACGGGTACAAATGGTGGGGAACATATACCAGCTACTGATGTGATAATGTAGGTATCAGTATCAATTGAAAAAATTTTGCAGAATATTCCATGTAAAAGCAAGCTGGCAAAAATTGCAATGAACACATAAATTAGAAGGGAAATGTTAATATGAATAAGATTGTCAACGTTAACCATTGAACCAACTATTGTGCAGAAAATATATATTAAATACATACCAAACTGGAATGTCCTTTTAAGATTATGAACATAAGGGCTGAGCGAAAAAAGTATAGCAACAGTGGTTAAAGCAAGAATAACAATCATTGTTTGATATTGTTGAGGAAAAACAAGTGAAATTCCAAATGAGATAGCTACAACCAGAAATGACAGTAAGAATGCAATTATAAGTTGAGGAAATATTTTCCTGGTAAAAATATCTCCATAAAGTTTTATGTCTTCATCAGTTTTTGCATTTTTTTCTTCATCATTTACAACTGAAAAAGCTGGAAGAAACTTTAAAAAAATCCTTTGAGCTATTGATACCAGAAAGATTATATAGAGCATTGAAAAAACAGTATCATATGTATGAACAATGACAAATGTGGTTGAATCAACCTGTAAAGCCTCCTTAATTGCAGCTAAATTTGGTGTGCCGCCGGTATAAACGCCAATAAGCATCCCTGCTATCTTCCAGGCATCAGGTATGGAATGTTTAAATGTTATGTATCCAATAAAAACAATAATAATAACTGCTACGCTTCCCAATGTAAATGAGAGCAATGCTTTGCCAGCTAACTTAAACCAGGTTTTTACATTTATAGTAAAAAGAAGTAGAGGAATACCCAGTACAATAGAAATATTGGATCCAATGTCCTGAATTTGTTTTGCATTATCCGTAAGGATTCCTGTATTACCTATAGTTATTCCAGCTATATAACATAATAATACAGGTCCAATTTTATTTATCATAGGAAACCTGTAGCAGCAATATATTATTATAACAGGAATGAGAATATAAAAGATGATTAATAGAACTAGATGTAAAGAATCCATAGAACCTCCATAAATTTCACTATAGTGAAATTTATTACACTATAGTGAAATAAGTCAAGAAAAATTTTTTATTTGACTTTAATATTTCATAAGTATTTTCTTGAAAGCATTCGTGTGTTGCTAAAAATGTTATAATTTCTATTTTTATTATATGATACTTTAATTTATTAATATTCATTATTTGTTTTATATGATAATTTTATTCAGGAACTATAACGTCTATGAAAAAAGCTGAACGAATCCAGTGGGAAAAAGACCAAAAGGTAAACAGATTTATTCAAATTGCACAGGGGATATTTTTTCAGAAAGGATATGACACAACAACTATCGACGAAGTAGCACAACTTGCTGGTTACAATAAACGAACACTATATCATTATTTTAAGGATAAAGAAGAGTTATTTTTAGCAGTTGTTTTAGATGGGCTTAAGTTATTCAATAAAAAATTGCAGGAAGCATATGATAACCCAATTGAAGGTCATACTAAGCTTTACAGTATGGGAAAAGCTTTTTTTACATTCTTTCTTGAATATCCTCATTATTTTAATCTCATAATGACATATGAAGCTCGTAATTGTATATACTATCCAGCACAAGTTTCAAACGGTATAGGATTTTATAAAAATGAGTGTCAAAAAATTGCTGACAAAAATACTGAGTTGATTTTGAAAGCTATAGAATACGGCATACAGGAAGGGAGCATTCATACTACTTTGACACCAAGACAGCTGATGGTAATACTATGGGGGCAGGTTTTTGGGATTACACAGATAATTATGATGCGTCAAACATATTTTAAAGAAGCCTTTGGCATTGACCATACCGAATTGTTTGAAAAATTTCTACTTCACACAGAAAAATCTTTAAAAAACCCTATATGAATAATAAAAAGCCGCCATTATTGGCGGCTTTTTATTAGTGGTTTTTACAATTGTATTATATCGCTCTAACGGAAACAGCTCGCGGACCTTTATCGCTGCTTTCGATCTCAAATTCAACCTTTTGTCCTTCTTTTAATGTCCTGAAACCGTTACCAATAATACCGGTATAATGTACAAAAACATCGCTACCGTCTTCTTTGGAAATGAATCCAAAACCTTTCTTTTCATTGAACCACTTGATTGTACCTTTAGGCATGTGAAAAACTCCTTAAATAAATAAAATACGGCTAAAAGCCTTATCAGTAAGATGTGTGATTAGTTTTTATTTTTAAAACTCCTGAAGGAAATTTTACGAAAATAAAACCTAAATATACAACCTTACTGTTTGTAACATATATACTAATATTTCGCTATGTTGTCAACATTTTATTACAATTTATTTAATTTTTTTATTCAAATAAGCAAAACAGCTTCTGTTATATATTAACCAATCTCATTTCTTTTAACCGTTTACCAAAAACAGCGGTTATACCCAATCGAAGAATACCTGATACAAGTAATATTGTATAAATACTACTTCCGTTAATAGGGGGCAATATCTGTATTAAATAACCGCCTGACATAGCTCCTGCGCTAATCATTATACCATTTATCAGATTTAAATATGAGATATATCGAACACGTTTGGAACTTACTGAAGCATCAAACATATAGTTAAATGAACTAATAGTGAAACCAGACCATACAAGCCCGGAAAATATTTGAACAATAAGCAAATAGACAATATTGGAATTTAAAACCCATAGTACAGGGACTATCGCTATTAATGGTGATGTTATAGTCAATACTTTAGCATTCCCTATTTTATCAGCTATTGTACCCCACGAGTGCATGGCAATATACATAACAAATGGCGCACTGACTGTAACTAATGAATACTCAAAATAAGAAAATGAAAGATGTTGGAGCATGAGAACCGCAAAAAATGGTGCCGATAGATATACAGCAAAATTCATTAGTGAGTAAAAAGCTATGAAAATAAAAAAATCGTTTCTCGTAATACTTTTCAATATATTAGCTGGCAGTATGCTTGTCTTTTCAATTTCAAATGGTGGTTCGTGCATTTTTAAGAGATAGTAAAATGAGATAAATCGACTGATGGAAGCAATAAGGAAAATAGCCACAAATGTTTGCATAATGTACTTTTCGGGAGACAATCGCAATGTGATTCCAACTGACAATGAGACCACAACAAGTAAAACTCCTAATATGCTATTTCGGAATCCA
This window encodes:
- a CDS encoding methyl-accepting chemotaxis protein, giving the protein MGSVILFNSFSLGSFIPAIFFFTTGFFLYNTKDRSQATTAISIGYIIEGIFNIGYFISSSIYHPLAAYHRWITVSTILVTITYMGYLYFFFPYPKAQKVSRFYLFSGLSIAFVCFVIFAITTLKSDIVYLFRGHYYDFDAEEISAKIGIIIMIGILFTYILQWWRFFTSDKEDKKTIALLFIFTVIGTIVPSITNTLSRQGLIDREVFHTSWTLFNLLGFFLIFIVYINNSKDRFSFLGKLIGIILVTVLCLFQIIGFIVIKSNEKNFDDIYYRSALLSEHNNDTFNTYAYKASYDTIKNSWITTVPQDFNKENIALELQHANIWINLFNINNESFKDEVFRVLNNSPESFDGYKITLQEYIQNNKIKNKNELIEFCKKLDAKVYYLHNKILQLHDVNYKTNLKLLLSKQDPILLGFKKIFTDYLEKTTLEGKELKFALSQYLIPIQFIGSRVYHTSNDSSLHVFAYRYIKDNVIYEVGFPYIEYRKYMHETVLRLLVIVFIVYVFVRFILRLFFAGILVRPIRTLTEGLREVDKGNFNVHIPVQSGDEFGYITSAFNKMVESLRTLFQSTHSKSEEVKRLSSDLNVSATKLYDIARELSTIVEETSSAYEEMSSSFESNLNAIKQQADSMDVIKSDIEGIDTSSNQISQRITRLSNSIEQAVKQSEDGEVTITKSINAIESIAEYLKEVEQTIVNINEIADKINLLALNAAIEAARAGESGKGFSVVADEVNKLADQTADIVKGIHSTIAEQARMITNEIQYISKATEAIKAIRKGITETFNVLKDTVDFTNELNIKNKDIKTKLESFKELSGSVYNFSMEQKVTLEELTKAVNAIIEISQKALESAEFVQGFSRILDLSAQELSESIGYATNGLKQTENSEDNKK
- a CDS encoding DUF819 family protein, which codes for MINKIGPVLLCYIAGITIGNTGILTDNAKQIQDIGSNISIVLGIPLLLFTINVKTWFKLAGKALLSFTLGSVAVIIIVFIGYITFKHSIPDAWKIAGMLIGVYTGGTPNLAAIKEALQVDSTTFVIVHTYDTVFSMLYIIFLVSIAQRIFLKFLPAFSVVNDEEKNAKTDEDIKLYGDIFTRKIFPQLIIAFLLSFLVVAISFGISLVFPQQYQTMIVILALTTVAILFSLSPYVHNLKRTFQFGMYLIYIFCTIVGSMVNVDNLIHINISLLIYVFIAIFASLLLHGIFCKIFSIDTDTYIITSVAGICSPPFVPVVADALHNKYIILSGITTGVIGYAIGNYLGITLGYLLSTM
- a CDS encoding M23 family metallopeptidase; this encodes MNKNKIIFFVVTIIFIIIIGFLFYTIKIINHQISENTILKPADIFANEDEYIAYIQSIKIPGVSFTVGHIEKGDNFWKIAKEHNIDIDTLIGANPLWESIVAKVDQKIVIPSQKGVLHFINNVNELNTLHKVYNVPENNVLTPSLFLYKIKSLVSKMDKPVVVYIKDARPITDVMTPQLAKQFALREMFRSPLGGRLTSFFGGRVHPIFRQWGFHNGLDIAAPYGTPVGAARSGVVISSGWMGGYGKAVIIQHDEGFKTLYGHLSSITVRPGQKVKAGQFLGRVGSTGWSTGPHLHFTLWQYNKLINPMKVLW
- a CDS encoding aspartate aminotransferase family protein → MNFNQLPYKGLSYTKVLSLMKQYGVNDANWKKGKTFSLVYHRDDVHTKFLQKAFELYFDENGLNPMAFKSLKQFEHEVVKMTANILHAGNDACGTMTSGGTESCLLAVKTYRDMAKAQRPWIKKPEMVVPESIHVAFEKAAEYFNVKIIHAPLDKDFKVDVKAVEKLINRNTILIVGSAPCYPYGVIDPIDSLSTIAIKKKLPLHVDACLGGFLLPFVEKLGYELPPFDFRVEGVTSMSADVHKYGFSAKGASVIVYRDIQYLRHQFFIYEDWCGGVFASPALLGTRPGGTIAAAWAAMVVQGQEGYMHNAKIIMETTKKIQKGIESIKGMEILGTPHMSVFAYRSVDSEVNTFAIGDILEKKGWHVDRLQRPDALHAMITPVHAKVAQQFVNDVKAAFEYVKKNPHLAYEGSAAMYGMIAHIPMRKMIRNNILKMMEGMYGPTGQIPDLSMEEDTKEDLAMKAGKWYLKLRDKLTR
- a CDS encoding TetR/AcrR family transcriptional regulator — translated: MKKAERIQWEKDQKVNRFIQIAQGIFFQKGYDTTTIDEVAQLAGYNKRTLYHYFKDKEELFLAVVLDGLKLFNKKLQEAYDNPIEGHTKLYSMGKAFFTFFLEYPHYFNLIMTYEARNCIYYPAQVSNGIGFYKNECQKIADKNTELILKAIEYGIQEGSIHTTLTPRQLMVILWGQVFGITQIIMMRQTYFKEAFGIDHTELFEKFLLHTEKSLKNPI
- a CDS encoding cold-shock protein; translation: MPKGTIKWFNEKKGFGFISKEDGSDVFVHYTGIIGNGFRTLKEGQKVEFEIESSDKGPRAVSVRAI
- the rsmG gene encoding 16S rRNA (guanine(527)-N(7))-methyltransferase RsmG, whose amino-acid sequence is MYEQKISNYLKKSSLQLRHEAVQQLSLFLKLLLQYNKSHDLTRIKDIDEIIIKHFVDSLYITSLIDIPSPLLDIGTGPGFPGIPLAIVHRNKLFIVAESRHKRVEFLTIVKNELHLDNVEIYPHLVTEKSFFNVKGVITRAVESIEETLNRCSHFLLKDNFVIFMKGPAVDEEKIEEHNDYSLVVDKHYTLSDTTYHRRLVVYKKVTDEIKKMYYIAKDSTSPDGIAVTSSENKRFKEFKKIAANPKKYNTTFVSGKKIIKELIYTKPELCKYIIIYDEYTESDLDFIHLMSNFGKERTIILKKSLFNEIDITEAEQPVMAVQVPALTQWDFNCQELSLMLPFQDPVNMGAAIRSAVAFGVTHIIVCENAVYPFHPKAVRASAGAVFYCTIEQGPALHTLDTITIPCPILALDIEGDQIYDYKFPPKAILLAGTEGPGLPAIDKAVKLSIPIHTVESLNATVVVSIALYEWHKHKKNIQN
- a CDS encoding MFS transporter, which codes for MIHNNKIQVKKSKLRQTLKASFLDGIFASIMFGCVQDYFTPFLLLIKGTVVHVGILNAAPNIAASILQVFSNRFVQFFKSRKTVFCIFVFLQAITLLLCAILFFMVYAIETDIVSFFLSLVKHHQIEIFIAIVTLYTVFGSIGNPAWASLMSDLIPSHKRGKYFGFRNSILGVLLVVVSLSVGITLRLSPEKYIMQTFVAIFLIASISRFISFYYLLKMHEPPFEIEKTSILPANILKSITRNDFFIFIAFYSLMNFAVYLSAPFFAVLMLQHLSFSYFEYSLVTVSAPFVMYIAMHSWGTIADKIGNAKVLTITSPLIAIVPVLWVLNSNIVYLLIVQIFSGLVWSGFTISSFNYMFDASVSSKRVRYISYLNLINGIMISAGAMSGGYLIQILPPINGSSIYTILLVSGILRLGITAVFGKRLKEMRLVNI